Proteins from one Salarias fasciatus chromosome 14, fSalaFa1.1, whole genome shotgun sequence genomic window:
- the LOC115399962 gene encoding zinc finger protein 239-like: protein MGALPVVTFESETLKVPSVEEQSDLSEPEEEPDTEQLLSQDSEVHHENKLIDFPVSENLAECEETCGEPVRKKPKLRQKVRTVTDKKRSCDTCGKRFSRESHLLRHMRTHTGEKPHSCETCGKSFSRHNNLLVHMRTHTGEKPFSCDTCEKSFSRQSYLLVHMRSHTGEKPYSCETCGKSFSRQNHLLVHMRTHTGEKPYSCETCGKSFIQLSTLLHHMRTHTGQKPYSCETCGRSFVERSYLLVHMRTHTGEKPYSCETCGKSFSDRSYFLVHMRIHTGEKPYSCETCGIGFTHRRSWLHHLKNHKQMKP, encoded by the coding sequence ATGGGAGCACTTCCTGTTGTGAcgtttgaaagtgaaaccttgaaggttccttctgttgaggagcagagtgacctgagtgaaccagaagaagaaccagacactgagcagctcctctctcaggactctgaagtccaccatgagaacAAACTGATTGACTTTCCAGTTTCAGAGAATCTGGCtgaatgtgaggaaacatgtgGTGAACCTGTCCGTAAAAAACCAAAACTACGTCAGAAGGTGAGAACGGTCACTGATAAGAAGAGAAGTTGTGACACATGTGGAAAACGCTTCAGTCGAGAGAgtcatttgttgcgccacatgaggactcacacaggtgagaagccgcactcctgtgaaacatgtggaaaaagcttcagtcGACACAataatttgttggtccacatgaggactcacacaggtgagaagccgttttCTTGTGACACATGTGAAAAAAGCTTCAGTCGACAGAGttatttgttggtccacatgagatctcacacaggtgagaaaccatATTCATGTGagacatgtggaaaaagcttcagtcGACAGAatcatttgttggtccacatgaggactcacacaggtgagaagccgtactcttgtgaaacctgtgggaaaagtttcattcaGCTTAGTACTTTATTGcaccacatgaggactcacacaggtcaGAAGCCCTATTCATGTGAAACCTGTGGGAGAAGTTTCGTTGAACGGAGttatttgttggtccacatgaggactcacacaggtgagaagccttattcatgtgaaacatgtggaaaaagtttcagtgacCGGAGTTATTTTTTGGTCCACATgaggattcacacaggtgagaagccgtattcttgtgaaacatgtgggattGGATTTACTCATCGTCGTTCATGGCTGCACCACCTGAAAAATCACAAACAGATGAAACCATGA